In bacterium, the DNA window GTTGGTTGTGGCTGTCGGTGGTCACCGTGTCGCTCCTTGCCGCCGGCGCCGCGCCGATGGTTGCCGAGGAGTCTCCGGATGGCGTGAATGCGCAGTCGCGCGTCGATGTGACTCGCTACCTGCGCCCGGATGGGACGCTCGATTTCGCGGCCCTGTCCGCTTCCGGTGCAAGTGGAACGGTCGATCTGGCCGGACTGGCCGCGGGGATCGACCCGGAAACCGGCAATCCGGTCTTCTCCCGCAACGGCATCGAAACCGCCCCCGAAGACACCTGGTGGTCCGCACAGAACTTCTTTAGCGGCCTCAATGGCGAAGTCACCGCCATGGCAATCTATGGCGGCGAGCTGATCGCCACCGGCGAATTCACCACCGCCGACAGCGTCACCGTCAACCACATTGCCCGCTGGAACGGCGTCGTCTGGCGCGCGCTCGGCAGCGGGCTGGATGGCGCTGGTCGTTCCCTGGTCGTCTACGGCGGCCTGTTGGTCGTCGGCGGCCAGTTCACGCTGGCCGGCGGTGCCGCTGCCAACAACGTCGCCGCCTGGAATGGTGCCTCCTGGTCCGCGCTCGGCGCCGGCACCAACGCCGCCGTGCGCACACTCACCGTCTATGCCGGCAATCTCATCGCCGGCGGCTACTTTGGCTTCGCCGGCGGCGCGTCGGTCGGGTTCATCGCCCAATGGAACGGTTCCGCGTGGAGCAGTCTCGGTTCCGGCGTCAATAATTCCGTCGAGTGCGTCACCACGTACGGCGCCGATCTGGTCGCGGTCGGCTACTTCGATCAGGCGGGCGGTTCGCCGGCCATGAAAGTGGCGCGCTGGGATGGCGCCGCCTGGCACGCGCTCGGATCGGGACTCAATTCCGAAGCCTTCACTGCGCTTCAGTACGGCACCGACCTGATTGTCGGCGGCGGGTTCACCAACGCCGGCGGCGTCGGCGCCAACCGCATCGCTCGCTGGGATGGTTCCGGCTGGTCGGCTCTCGGCGACGGTCTCAACGGCATTGCCCGCGCTCTGACCATCTACAACGGCGACCTGATCGTCGGCGGCGCATTTGCAACCGCCGGCACCGTCTCGGCCTCGAACATCGCCGCCTGGGATGGCGCAACCTGGTCCGCCCTCGGCGCCGGCACATCGAACCTTGTTGAAGCCCTTGCCGTCTATGGCGCCGACCTCTGCGCCGGCGGCACATTCTTCACTGCCGGCGCTACGATGGCCCAGTTTGCCGCCACGTGGGATGGCGCGACGTGGTCACTCTTGGGCGCCTCCGGCAGCGGCGCCAACAATCAGATCAACGCACTGGTTGTCTACGACTCCAAGTTGATCGCGACCGGCGCCTTCACGCGCATCGGCATGATCGCCGCCTCACGGATCGCCGCCTGGGACGGCTCCGGATGGAGCGCCCTCGGCTCCGGGCTGAACAACAATGGTCTCAGTCTGGCCGTCTTTGATGACAAACTCATCGTCGGCGGCGACTTCACCATCGCCGGCGGCATCGCCGCTTCGCGCGTGGCCGCCTGGGATGGCGCCTCATGGTCGACCCTCGGTGGCGGCGTCAACGGTCCAGCCAACGCGCTATGCTCCTTCGACGGCGACCTCTATGTCGGCGGCGCCTTCACACAGGCCGGCGGCTTTCCGGCCAACAACGTTGCCCGCTGGGACCGGACCGCGTGGTCTCCGCTCGCCGGCGGCCTCGCCAGCACGGTCAACGCGCTGGCGGCCTTCGATGGCCAACTCTACGCCGGCGGCATCTTTACCAACGCCGGCACCATGCTGGCCGATGCCGGCTCAGCCACTCTGAATCGCGTCGCCCGCTGGGACGGTACCTCGTGGAATCCGCTCGGTGGCGGCGTCAACGGCCCCGTGTTCGCCCTGATGGAGTTTGACGGCGAGCTGGTTGTCGGCGGCAACATCAGCGCCGCCAATGGCACGATTCCCGTTGGACGTATCGCCGCCTGGAACGGCACGGCCTGGCACGCGCTCGGCACCGGTTTTGAAGCGCGAGTCCTTGCGGTCGGCGTCTATGGACTCAAACTGATTGCCACCGGGCAATTCACCTCCGCCGATGGTCTCCCGGCGTTCCGCATTGCGCAGTGGGACGGCCTCTCCTGGTCCCGTCTCGGCTCCGGGCTCGGCGCCGAAGGCCGCGCGCTGGCTCGCCATGGCAGCAGTCTGTATGTCGGCGGACAATTCCTCAATGCCGGCGACAAGCCCGCGCTGCGTCTCGGCACGTGGACTCCCGACAGCGACGGCGACGGCCTCGTTGATCCCCTCGACAACTGCCCCGACCACGCCAACATCGCCCAGACCGACTCCGACGTCGACGGAATGGGCGACCCCTGCGATCCCTGTCCGAACGATCCGGGCAACGACGCCGACGGCGACGGCGTTTGCGACGACGTCGACAACTGTCTCGGCCGAGCCAATGCGTCGCAGGTTAATGCCGACGGCGACGCTTTGGGTGACGATTGCGACAACTGCCCCGGCGCAACCAATCCCGGGCAGGAGGACGCCGACGGCGATCTGGTCGGCGACGCGTGCGACAACTGCCCGATGCGCGTCAACGCCGCGCAGGAAGACGCCGACGTCGACGGCATCGGCGATCTCTGCGACAACTGCCCCGACGACGCCAACGTGTTGCAGACCGATGGCGACGCCGACGGCGTGGGTGACGCCTGCGATAATTGCCCGGCCGATTACAACCCCGATCAGGGCGACTTCGACGGCGATGGAATCGGCGATCTCTGCGATGCCCCGTCACAGAATGAAGTCGCCGTGGAGTCCAAATCCGTGCTGGTCGGCCAGACCGGTGTCCACGTCGGCGTGTCGATCACCAACGACCTCTATGTCAGCGCCATGGTCCTCCCGCTGGAGATCCGCTCAATCACCCCGGGCGCCTATATCGCCGGCACGTTCACCTTCGGGATGACCGCCAACGGGCGTGTGATTGCCAGCGATCTGGCCGGCAACGTCGTGCGCCGCTACTTCCCGTCGCCGGCCGCCGCCAATTCCTGCAGCGGCCCGGCCTCACACACCTGGCAGACCAGCGCCGCGGCGGTCGACTTCGTCTCGCCCGACGCCGTGCTCTGGGCCGCCTATGGCCAGGACATCGACAACCCCTGCCTGAGCGCCGGCACCGATGGTGTCCCGTCGCTGGGCGGCATCCCATCCTTCGAGTTTGTCTTCAATGTCACCTCCACACCCGGTCAGTTCGAGATCGACACCTGCTGCGTCACCCCGGAAAACCACCTATCCTTCGTCTATCCGCCCGGGGGATCAACCGGCTGCACCGGCGAGGGCGCGCTTCTGGCCGTGCCCGACTTTGTCAAAGGAACAATCACTATCGGCATCCAGGATGTGGACGGCGACGGCGTCCACGACCCGGTCGACAACTGCCCCTCGCTCGCCAACCCGTCGCAAGTCAACTCCGATGGCGACGCTCTCGGCGACGCCTGCGACAACTGCCCGCTCGTTACCAATCCGAATCAACTGGACAGCGACGGCGATCTGCGCGGCGACCTTTGCGACAACTGTGTGAATACGCCCAATCCCAATCAGTCCGACGGCGATGGTGACGGCATCGGCGATGCCTGTGACGATTGTCCCGCCGGCGGAACCGGCGACGCCGATGGCGATGGGCGCGTCGACGCCTGCGACAACTGCCCGAACATCGCCAATCCCCAGCAGGAGGATCTCGACTCAGACGGCGTTGGAAATGTCTGCGATAACTGTCCCGATGTTGCCAACGGCAATCAGGCCGACGCCGACGGCGACGGCCGCGGCGATGTCTGTGACAACTGCCCGATCACCGCCAACGCGTCCCAATCCGACGTCGACAACGACGGCACCGGCGATCCCTGCGATGTCTGTCCCAACGATCCGCTGGACGACGAGGACGGCGACGGCGCCTGCGGCGATGTCGACAACTGCCCCGGGCTGGTCAATCCGAGCCAGGCCGATTCCGACAACGACGGCGCCGGCGATGATTGCGACAATTGTCCGATGGCGCCCAATGTCGGCCAGTCCGACGTCGACGCCGACAACATCGGCGATCCCTGCGACAATTGTCCGTCGGACTTTAACCCGTTGCAGGAAGACGCCGACCACGACGGCATCGGCGACCTGTGCGAGTGCTCCTGCGACTGCGCCCATGACCCCTCCTGCGACGGCGTCATCAGCAACGTGGTCGACATCGTGCTGTGCGTCAACGTGGCCTTCCGCGCCGGCGCCGAGATCGGCGATCCCAACCAGAATTGCCCGTGGTATCGCACCGACGTCAATTGCGACAGTGTGACCAGCGTCATCGATGTCGTCAAAACTGTGAACGTGGCCTTCCGCGCCGCCAATCCGGCAACCGAATACTGCGTGCCCTGTCCGTGAGACGCGGCAGGGAAGGGGGACGGGAGGCAGGACGCCTCCCGTCCACCCCTTCGCGCCGACTATAAATCACCCTCCGTCATTCCAGGCCGGCGCGTGCTGCCCACCTGGGCAATAGTCCCCTCCGTCATTCCAAGCCGGCGCTCTTTGCCGGCTTGGAATCTTTGTTACAATGCCCCACCCGCATCAAAACAAACGGCCCCGGCGCGTTGCGCCGGGGCCGTCGGATGGACGTGTTACCGACCCGCTACTTCGTCGTGCAGGGCTGCGGGCCGCTGTTGAAGAGGTAGGCGGTCAGATCGGCGATGTCGCGGCGGTTGATCGCCCCGTCGCAGTTGACGTCGGCGTTGCTCGAATATCCCGCCGACGCGCTGCCCACGTTGAGGGCCGCGCCCGTCGCCTTGCCGCTGATCTGGCTTACGATATGCGTCAGCAGCGCCAGGTCGGCGATGTTGATCTCGCCCGACGCGTCCACATCACCCGCTTGCATGCCCGTCACCACCGGCTGGCCATCCGGACCCACACCCGCCTGGCCGCCGTCGCAATCTCTCGGGTCGACTTCAAAGGTGTAAGTCCGACTGATCTGGCAGTTGCCGCCGCAGCTGTTGACGCAGCGAATGACAATGTTGAACGTCGTTCTCTGCGTGATGTTGACGCACCAGTTGCCGTTGGAAATGTACCCTGGTCCGTCGATGATCTGACAGGTCACCCCGCGCTGCGGTGGCGGGTTGTTGCCGGCAATCGGGATGCACACCGGCGACTGACAGAACAGGTATGTGCCCGAAGGCGGCAGGTTGCACGCCGGCGGATCGATCAGGATGAACGTCACCGTGAATGTCCGCGTCGATGTCTGGCCGCAGGCGTCGGTCACGCGGACTGTTGCGCTGTACTTGCCGTCCGCGGGCGGCGTGAAGCACCAGTACCATTGATTGCCCTGCTGCTGCACGGTGCCGTAGCCGCTGGTTACCACCACCGACGTCACGTTGTTGTTCTGATCAAAGATGTTCAGGAGCCGGCAGAACGGCTGGCTCGGATCGCACAGCGTGACCGTCGTGTCGTCACGCACCGTCAGGATCGGCGGATCGTTGAAGTCGATCTGCAGCGTCGTCTGGCAGGTGTCGGCCGCGCCGCAGGCGTCGATCACGCGCCACCGGACCATCAACTCGTCCTCATTCGGCGGGTAATAGGTCCACACGTTGCCGCTGAAGGAGCCCGGCCCGCTGATCATTTCATACTTGACGATGTTGTTGTCCGGGTCGGTCGCCTGCATCGTCATCGTCGCCGGCTGATTCGGGCAGAGGCACCACATCGCCGTCGGCGGCGCCGAACAGACCGGCGGCTGGTTGACATCCACGGTAATGCGGAAACTGCCGTCACATGAGGCGTTCGCCGCGCTCGTGCAACGGATCACGATCTCATAGGTGCCATCCGCGGTTGGCGTCCACCGCCAGAAGCCGCCCGACACCGTCCCCGGTCCCGCGATCACCGCGCAGCTAAACGGCGGATTGGCGCCCACCGCCGTCACCGGCAACGCGATCTCCGATGTCCCGCAACTCGAAAGGGCCGTGTCGCCCGGCAGCATGCACACTGGCGGTTGCGGATTACCGACCTGCGCATAAGCGGTATCCACATCGGATGCGCCGCACGGGTCATCGACCCGCACGACGAACTCAAACACTCCGGCGGCGTTCGCCGACCAGCACACCTGATTGGTCGCCGTGTTGATCGTCGTGCCCGTTGGACCCGAAACCAGCGATTCGATCAATCCGCCCGGGCCGTCCGGATCGCCAACGGTGTAGGTGAAGCACACCAGCGTCGGCGGCGTCGTCACAAGCAGCGACTGGTCGGGGCCGAGGTCGATTGTCGGCGGCGAATTGACATCAAAGCTCACCGTGAAGCTGCCCGAGCAGGTGGCGCCGCAGCTGTCGGTGCACACAATCGGCACCGTCAACTGCCCGTCGCCAGTCACGTCGTAGCACCACTCGCCATTGACCAGCGTGCCCGGTGCGCCCACGCCCAACGCGCACGACATCAGGTTGCCATTCGGGTCGATGGCCGACACCGTCCGGCAAATCCGCTGCGGCGCACAGAGGAAGTACGACGTATCGGCCGGCAGGACACAGCTCGGCGGATCGTTCATCTCGATGGACACATTGAACGACGCCTGGCAGGAATCACAGAGTGACAGGCATCGGACGGTGACCGTGAAATTGGCGTCCGTCGTCGCGTTGTAGCTCCACTGGCCGTTCACAATTTGGCCGGGTCCGGCGACCAATTGACAGGTCGCGCCCACCCCGCCTGAGACCGGGAACGACAGCGTCGTCGGTCCGCACAGCAGGGTGTCGATATTGCCCGGCACCTGGCACTCGACCGGCACGCGCTGCGGATAGTTGCGCGTGAAGTCGATCACGCACGAATCGCCGCAGGTGTCGGCGCAGACGATCGTCACCTGCGCCGATGTGCCCGGCGCCGGATTCGGATACTGCCAGCCGCCCGGCACCAACTGCCCCGGACCGATCAGGCGGCACCGCGTCTCGCCGTCCACATCAAACGATCCCAGCGGCACAAAGTCGGTGTCCGGCGTGCAGATCGGATCGACCAGCTCCACGAAGATCGAGCAAGTCGGGTTGACGTTCATGTCAAAGTTCACCGTGAACTCGTTCTGGCAGGTGTGGCCGCAGGTGTCGGCGCACTGGATCAGGACCGTCACCGACGTGTCATAATCCGGCGGCGTCCAGCACCAGAAGTCGCCATCCAGCGTGCCCGGTCCGGCGAGGATGTTGCACCCGGCCAGCGCGCCCTTGTTCGACGATCCGGTGTTGCCCTGCGAACCCGGCAGTTGCGGCGTCGGCTGCGTCACGCGCCGCGCGCCGCCCTTGGTCGTGCGCACCACGTCCGAGGTCCGGCTTGAAACGGCCGGATCCGGCCAATCGACACGCACGCAGATCGGCTCCGGATTGCAGAGCGCCACCGTCGTATCCGGCGTCTGGTAGCACTGCGGCGGCTCGGTCACATTGATCGTCACGCAGAACCTGTCGACGCAATACGCGCCGCACGAATCAACGCACTCTACCGTCACGCAGATCGTCTCATCCTTGGTGGCGCCGTACGACCACTCATACGTGCCGTGCTGCGCGCCGGCTGTCAGTGTGCCCGGGCCTTCCTTGATGGCGCAGTGGCTGAAGTTGCCATTCGAATCGGATGCCGACAACGGCAGCGTAATGGTCGCCGGATCACACAGATAGATCGTCGTGTCGTCCGGGACTCGGCACTCCGGCGGCGCGTTCATGATGAACAAAAAGTCAATCTGCCCGGAGCAGGCGTTGCCGCAATCGTCCACGCACCGAATGACCGAGGACACCGGCCCGCCGACGGCGGTCGGAGTGTAGCACCAACGGCCGTCGATGATCTGCCCGGCCCCCTGCACCACCGTGCAGGTCACTGACTCGTCGCAGTTGTCCGTCGCCGAAACCGGCAGGCAGATGGTCGTGTCCGGGTGGCAGAGGAAGAACGTATCCGCCACCGGCAGGCGGCAGACCGGCGCGGTCGTGTCGGCGATCGTGATCGTCTGCACGCACCGGCCCTCGTTCTCGCAACGATCCCTGGCCGCAAACGTGCGCGCAATGATCATCGCGCAACCCTCGGCGGTCGTGTCCTGGCTCAGCAGGACAACCTCCACCGCGTCGTCGCAGTTGTCGGTCGCCGACGGCCAGCCCCAATCGCCCTGCTTGTCGTCGCATTCATAATAGAGGTTGTTCGGGCAGGTCACGACCGGCGCGGTCGTGTCGGCGATGTTCAGAATCCACGTGCACGTGTCGGACACGTTGCCGCAGCAGTCGACCGCCCAGATGAACGCCTTGATGTACGCCGGGCACTTGTTCAGATGGTAGGTCAACCGTGCCAGGACCTCGACGCTGTCGCAACAACCGTCGTAGACCGTGTCCACCATCCGGAACCCGCAGAGGAAGTTGCTCTTGTCGAGCCGGAACGGATCGGTCCCCTTCAATTGGATGCAATCGGCCTTGTCACGCGCGCAATAGATCGTCGTGTCGGGCGCGCACACCAGCACCGGCGCCGTCTCATCGACAAACGTCACCCGCTGCGCGCAGGTGTCGACGTTGCCGCAGGCGTCGATTGCCGCGAACTTCAGCTCGAAGACCACGTGGCACGGGTTGGTGTCCAGCAGGTCCACATCATACAGACAGATGTTATACTCCGAGCAATTGTCGGTCGCGCTCGGGCGGCCGTACCGGTAGTCATAGCCGGTCAGGCAAGGCTCCTCACCCGACAACGATTTCGCCGGCAGGGCCGCCAGCGACGCCAGCGCCGCTTTGCCCTCGCGCTGGTCCAGCTCCTCGCAGGTGACCGTGGTGTCCGGCGGGCAGGTAATCACCGGCGCCGTCGAGTCGCCCACGATGATCGTCTGCGTGCAGGTGCTGCGGTTGCCGCAGATGTCCACCGCCGCAAACGTCCGCGCGATCTCGATGTAGCAGTTGCCCTGCTGGGCCACCGTGTCCACCGAAACCAGCGTCGCCGTCACCTGGCCGTCGCAATCATCGGTCGCCGTGGCCATCCCCAGATCGCCCGGATCGGTGCCGCACTCAAGACGGATGTCCTTCGGGCAGGTGATGACCGGCGCCACCGTGTCCACAAACCACACGGTCCAGAAACAGGTGTCGGAGATGTTGCCGCAATCGTCCACCGCCCAGAGCTTGGCGCGAACATATTGCGGGCATTTCTCAAAGTGCACCGAGAAATGCGCGTAGTAGTCGATCTCCGGATCGCACGCGTCGTACAGCGTGTCGATCAACCGGTACTCGCAGATATACTTCTCGCTCAGCTTCTGCGGACCCGACTTGCCGGCCCAGCAATCCAGTCCGCCGTCGCCGGCGCAGTAGACCGTCGTGTCCGGCGCGCACACCAGGACCGGCGCTGTCGTGTCGACGAAAGTCACACGCTGCGAGCAGGTGTCGGAATTGCCGCAATCATCGATGGCGGTAAACTGCAGCTCGAAGACCGCGCGACAGGTGTCGACGCTCAGACGCCGGACGCCGTAGAGGCAATAGAACAACGTGTCGTCGCAATTGTCCGTGGCGACCGGCTTGCCGTACCGCCAGTCATAGTCGTAGCAGCCGTTGGCGTCCTTGCCGGCCGCGCCGGAGGCGATACCGTCCAGCAGCGCCTTGCCGCCGGCCGGTCCCGCCAGTTCGGCGCAATCGACCACCGTGTCGGGCGGGCAGGTGATCGTCGGCGCGGTCGTGTCGATGACAAACACCTGCTGGTGGCAGGTGTCGGCATTGCCGCAGTTGTCCCGCGCCTCCCAATAGAGAGTGAACGTGTAACGCTGCGGACAGTCGCCATACGTCGTGTCGCTGACACCTAGGAGCGTCACCGTCGACTGCGCGTTGCAGTTGTCGACCGCCAGCGGCGTCGGCCACTCGGCCGGGATTTCGTCGCACTCGTAGCGCAACGGCTCGCAGGTCAAAACCGGCGGCACAGTGTCAATCACGATGATCACCTGCTCGCAGGTGTCGGCGTTGTTGCAGTCGTCGACCGCCACCCAGGTCACGATGATTGTGTCGGGAATCGGGCAGTCGGCATAGCCCCAGCGCAGCTCGCCCAGCTGCGTCACGGACACCTGCGGATCGCAGTTGTCGGTCGCCGGCGGCGGGTTCCAGCCCGTCGGAATCTGCGAACACGGCACCGTATCCTGTTCCGGACAGGCAATGACCGGATCGGTCGTGTCAACGATCGTCAGGATCTGATAGCAGGTGTCGGCGTTCTGACACAAGTCGTAGCCGATATAGGCCAGCTCATACTGGATGTGGCACGGGTTCTGATCGATCCAGCGGCTCACGAACGGCCCGACGATGAAGACCGTGTCGGAACAATTGTCCGTCCCGCTCGGCGCTCCATACGGCCAGATCAGGCCGGGAACCGAAATGGTCTGACCGACCGTCGCGTTCCTCAACGCATCCGTGAGCTCATCGCACTCGACCGTCGTGTCCGGCGGGCAGGTGACCACCGGCGGCGTCGTGTCGCGCACGATCACCGTCTGTCGGCACGTGTCGGAGACATTGCCGCAGGAGTCGACCGAATAGTAGCCAACGATCAGATACAGATTGCACGGGAACGCTCCATCCAGACTCAGGATGGTCCCATAGATCTCCGGTGAATCATCGCAGTTGTCCTTGGCGCCCGGGATTCCGAACGGCCAGGGATTGGGCTCATCACCCTTGATGCCCGAGCCGGCCACCCAGCTTCCCGCCTTCGTCAGCGGCAGTTCGTCGCACGACAGCGCCGTGTCCGGCGGGCAGGTCATGACCGGCGGGGTCGTGTCGGTCACATAGACCGTCTGGATGCACGTGTCGGCGTTGCCGCAATCGTCGATCGCCTGCCAGTACAGATTAAAGGAGTAGCGCTGCGGGCAACCGCCGACCACCGTGTCGGCCTGGTCCACCAGCGTCACCTCCACCGACGGGTCGCAGACATCGGTCGCGACCGGCGGCGAAAACACGCTGGGCACCTCGTCGCACTCATAGCGCAGCGGCTCGCACTCCACAAAGGTGGGCTTGGCGCTGTCGCGGTAGCGGATGACCTGCTCGCAGGTATCCGCAAGGCCGCAGGCGTCCATCGCCTCCCAGGTCAGCACGATCCGGTAGGCGCCGTAGCAGGTGCTGTCCTCATGCCGCTCGCCGATCAACTTGATCGTCGGCTGCGAGCAGTTGTCGGTCGCCGTCGGCGGCGCCGGGAAGTCAATCACCCCGCACTCCAGCAACGTGGAGTCCGGACAGTCAAACTCCGGCGCGGTCGTGTCGACCAGCTCCAGGCGCTGGTAGCAGGTGTCCGACACGTTGCCGCAGTCGTCCACCGCCCAGATCGCCACGCTGTCATAGTAATTACACGGCCATGTGCCGCCGCTGCGGATGTAGCGATATTGCACCGCCACGCTGTCGTCGCAGTTGTCCTCCGCCGTCGGCAGGACAGGGGAGAGGCCGCTTTCAATCGACTTGGTGTAGAAACTGTCGCAGGCAATCGTGATCAGCGTCCGACAGCCGACCAGAACCGGCGGCGTCGTGTCGACCACATTGATCACCTGCGTGCACGAATCCACGTTGCCGCAATCGTCGGTGGCGACCCACAGGATGGTCTTGTGATAACCCTGCGGGCACTCAATCGTGGTCGAGGAGGCCGGGAAGGCCTGCAACGCCACGTTCGTGTCGCAATTGTCGGTCACCGTCGGCTTCGGCAGGTCGGCGTCGGCCGGCACCGAGTCGCACTCAAAGGTGAGCGGGGCCGGGCACACGATCTCCGGACGCGCGGTGTCCTGCACCGTGATTGACTGGTCGCAATAGGCGCTGTCGCCGCAGGCGTCCTTGACCACGTAGCGCAAACGCAGCGTGTACGCATAGTCACAATTGCCCGCGATGGAATCACGGCTCACGATATAGACCGACGGATTGGCGTCGCGGTCATCCGCCACCGTCGGCGTGCCGAATGAACCGATGTTGTCGCAGTCAAAGATCTTATTGTCGGGACAGGTGATCCTGGGGGGATCGTTGATGTCGAAGGTCACCGAGAAGCTGGCGGTGCAGGTGTCGCAGAAGTCGGGGCTCGCACACGCGACCGTCACCGTCACCACTTCGTCGCCCGAGGGCGTGTAAGTCCAGAAGCCGTTGGCCAACGTTCCCGGCCCGCTGGTGATCGCGCAGGTGCCGCCCGTGGCGCTCACCGGCAGCGAGACCTGCGTCGGATCGCACTGCTGGATCGTCGTGTCGTCCGGCACGTTGCAGACCGGCGGCACTCGAGTCGGGTAGGTCGCCGAAAACGCGATCACGCACGAATCCCCGCAGGCTACCTTGCAGACGATGCGGACATTGACCGTCTCGCCGCCCGTCGGCGTGTAGGTCCACGCGCCGTTGATCAACTGGCCCGGACCGTACAGCGTGCAGGTCGTCGAACCGCCCTGCGGATCGATCGATACGAACGGCACGATGTGCGGACCGTTCAGGCAGGCCGGCGGTGTCGGATTCACCAGCAGACTGCACACCGGCGGCTGGCAGCAAACCACGGTATCGATCACCACCGGTTTGCAGATGTTCGACGCCGACAGATTGACGCAGCGCTTGCTGCTGTTGGGATCGTTGGGGTCGCAGGCGCTGTTGCCCGGGGTCGGGCAGGGGCTCGGCTTGTCCTCCCCCTCAAACTTGACGCGCAACACCCAGTTGCCCGACTCGTCCGGCACCGGCAGATCGGTGCAGGCGTAGCCGTTGGCGTCCGTCCACACCGTGTCCTCGCCCTCGGCGTCGCTGTCCACGCCGCAGTTGCCCGGATTCCAGTAGAACCGGA includes these proteins:
- a CDS encoding thrombospondin type 3 repeat-containing protein, whose amino-acid sequence is MRSARGWLWLSVVTVSLLAAGAAPMVAEESPDGVNAQSRVDVTRYLRPDGTLDFAALSASGASGTVDLAGLAAGIDPETGNPVFSRNGIETAPEDTWWSAQNFFSGLNGEVTAMAIYGGELIATGEFTTADSVTVNHIARWNGVVWRALGSGLDGAGRSLVVYGGLLVVGGQFTLAGGAAANNVAAWNGASWSALGAGTNAAVRTLTVYAGNLIAGGYFGFAGGASVGFIAQWNGSAWSSLGSGVNNSVECVTTYGADLVAVGYFDQAGGSPAMKVARWDGAAWHALGSGLNSEAFTALQYGTDLIVGGGFTNAGGVGANRIARWDGSGWSALGDGLNGIARALTIYNGDLIVGGAFATAGTVSASNIAAWDGATWSALGAGTSNLVEALAVYGADLCAGGTFFTAGATMAQFAATWDGATWSLLGASGSGANNQINALVVYDSKLIATGAFTRIGMIAASRIAAWDGSGWSALGSGLNNNGLSLAVFDDKLIVGGDFTIAGGIAASRVAAWDGASWSTLGGGVNGPANALCSFDGDLYVGGAFTQAGGFPANNVARWDRTAWSPLAGGLASTVNALAAFDGQLYAGGIFTNAGTMLADAGSATLNRVARWDGTSWNPLGGGVNGPVFALMEFDGELVVGGNISAANGTIPVGRIAAWNGTAWHALGTGFEARVLAVGVYGLKLIATGQFTSADGLPAFRIAQWDGLSWSRLGSGLGAEGRALARHGSSLYVGGQFLNAGDKPALRLGTWTPDSDGDGLVDPLDNCPDHANIAQTDSDVDGMGDPCDPCPNDPGNDADGDGVCDDVDNCLGRANASQVNADGDALGDDCDNCPGATNPGQEDADGDLVGDACDNCPMRVNAAQEDADVDGIGDLCDNCPDDANVLQTDGDADGVGDACDNCPADYNPDQGDFDGDGIGDLCDAPSQNEVAVESKSVLVGQTGVHVGVSITNDLYVSAMVLPLEIRSITPGAYIAGTFTFGMTANGRVIASDLAGNVVRRYFPSPAAANSCSGPASHTWQTSAAAVDFVSPDAVLWAAYGQDIDNPCLSAGTDGVPSLGGIPSFEFVFNVTSTPGQFEIDTCCVTPENHLSFVYPPGGSTGCTGEGALLAVPDFVKGTITIGIQDVDGDGVHDPVDNCPSLANPSQVNSDGDALGDACDNCPLVTNPNQLDSDGDLRGDLCDNCVNTPNPNQSDGDGDGIGDACDDCPAGGTGDADGDGRVDACDNCPNIANPQQEDLDSDGVGNVCDNCPDVANGNQADADGDGRGDVCDNCPITANASQSDVDNDGTGDPCDVCPNDPLDDEDGDGACGDVDNCPGLVNPSQADSDNDGAGDDCDNCPMAPNVGQSDVDADNIGDPCDNCPSDFNPLQEDADHDGIGDLCECSCDCAHDPSCDGVISNVVDIVLCVNVAFRAGAEIGDPNQNCPWYRTDVNCDSVTSVIDVVKTVNVAFRAANPATEYCVPCP